In Hermetia illucens chromosome 1, iHerIll2.2.curated.20191125, whole genome shotgun sequence, one genomic interval encodes:
- the LOC119647308 gene encoding uncharacterized protein LOC119647308 — protein MKELFGFILIIYSLPITTASSEIFAKFLDFKGTYRGVYTTCEVERINYSEFSSYFISIYDMRTRNKKIDESISHLNRLSLNVAVFLDLNCANTREVLRNVSGPDIFSNRFWLLAGRNLTLIRDTLGELEIQINSDVTVAINDSR, from the coding sequence ATGAAGGAATTATTTGGATTTATTCTTATAATTTATTCTCTTCCTATTACTACCGCTAGCAGTgagatttttgcaaaatttttagaCTTCAAGGGAACCTATCGTGGGGTCTACACGACATGTGAAGTTGAGCGGATAAATTACTCGGAATTTAGTTcctatttcatttcaatttatgATATGAGAACAAGAAATAAGAAAATTGATGAAAGTATCTCGCATTTGAATAGATTATCCTTGAACGTGGCAGTTTTTCTTGATTTAAACTGCGCTAATACTAGAGAAGTGCTAAGAAATGTATCTGGTCCAGATATTTTCAGTAACAGATTTTGGCTTCTGGCTGGTCGGAATCTTACATTGATAAGAGATACTTTGGGTGAACTGGAAATTCAGATTAATTCAGATGTAACTGTGGCGATAAATGATAGTAGGTAA